From Cheilinus undulatus linkage group 18, ASM1832078v1, whole genome shotgun sequence, the proteins below share one genomic window:
- the gnmt gene encoding glycine N-methyltransferase has translation MVDSVFRTRSLGVAAEGLPDQYADGKAAKVWELYIGDTQSRTQEYKSWVLSLLRGQGVRRVLDVACGTGVDSIMLVEEGFNMVSVDASDKMLKYALKSRWERRKEPAFDQWVIEEANWLTLQEDIQKPGDGFDAVICLGNSFAHLPDFKGDQSDQKLALQNIASMVRPGGILIIDHRNYDYILETGRAPQGKNIYYKSDLTQDISTSVLWVNSKPHMITLDYTIHVPKATHHDLPEISKFRLSYYPHRLESFTALLNEAFSGKMEHSVYGDFKTYVPGETQAPCYFIHVCKRKA, from the exons ATGGTCGACAGCGTGTTTAGGACCCGCTCTCTCGGCGTGGCCGCCGAGGGTCTTCCTGATCAGTATGCTGACGGCAAAGCAGCCAAGGTGTGGGAGCTGTACATCGGAGACACTCAGAGTAGGACGCAGGAATACAAAAGCTGGGTGCTGTCTCTGCTCAGAGGGCAGGGCGTGCGGAGAGTGCTGGACGTAGCCTGTGGAACAGG GGTTGACTCCATCATGTTGGTGGAAGAGGGTTTTAACATGGTGAGTGTGGATGCCAGCGATAAAATGCTCAAGTATGCGCTGAAGTCAAGAtgggagagaagaaaagaacCAGCTTTTGACCAATGGG TTATTGAAGAGGCCAACTGGTTGACATTACAAGAGGATATTCAGAAACCAGGGGATGGATTTGATGCCGTTATCTGCCTTGGCAATTCATTTGCCCACCTACCAGATTTTAAAG GGGACCAGAGTGACCAGAAACTGGCCCTACAGAACATCGCAAGTATGGTTAGACCAGGTGGGATCCTCATCATTGACCATCGCAACTATGACTACATCCTGGAGACTGGCCGGGCACCACAAGGCAAAAATATATACTATAAG AGTGATCTAACTCAGGACATCTCCACCTCAGTGCTGTGGGTCAACAGTAAGCCCCATATGATCACCCTGGACTACACCATCCATGTGCCCAAGGCCACACACCACGATCTTCCTGAAATAAG TAAATTCCGTCTGTCCTACTATCCTCATCGCCTGGAAAGCTTCACAGCTTTGCTGAACGAGGCCTTCAGCGGTAAAATGGAGCACAGTGTCTATGGAGACTTTAAGACCTATGTCCCTGGAGAGACCCAGGCCCCCTGCTATTTCATCCACGTCTGTAAGAGGAAAGCCTGA